The following is a genomic window from uncultured Draconibacterium sp..
CAACTTAGGGTTTTTGAAGCGCAGGCTGTTATTGCCGAAGAGTATCAATATCCGTTAATTATTCATTGTGTGAAAGCTTTGAATGAGGTAATTGCACTTCGCAAAAAACTAAATCCCGTTATGCCCTGGATTATGCATGGATACAACGGTAGTGTTGAAATAACAAAACAACTTGTGGATAACGGATTCCTGTTTTCGTTTGGAAAAAATCTTTTCCGGGAAAATTCAAAAGCAGTAAAATCATTTAAATATCTTTCTCTAAATAAAATTTTTCTGGAAACCGACGAGCTGGATTTAAATGTAGATACTATTTACGAGCACGCAGCAGCTTTAAAGGAAATGCCGGTTGAGGTGCTAAAAGAAGCCGTTTGGAAGAACTTCAACGAGATAGAAAAGTCGTTGATGCCCGGAAGAATTTAAACACAATTTTGTTTCTTTGCCGCACGAAAATTTAGTTTTAGAGAGTTATGCACTGGTTAGAACGAACTGAGTTATTGTTAGGAGAAGAAAAACTGGCCAAACTTAAAACTGCAAACGTACTCGTAGTCGGGTTGGGTGGAGTTGGCGCTTATACGGCAGAACAATTGTGTCGCGCCGGAATTGGAAAAATGACCATTGTTGATGGCGATGTAGTGGAAGACAGTAACCGCAACCGCCAGTTGCCCGCACTTATAAGTACCAAAGGGCAACCAAAAGCCGAAATTCTGGCAAAACGCTTTATGGATATAAATCCGGATTTGGAATTGACAATTGTAAATGATTACGTTCAGGATCAGCAAGTCATCGAACTCTTAAAAAGTGCGCCCTTTGATTATGTTGTTGATGCCATAGATACACTTTCTCCCAAAGTATTTTTGGTTTATCATGCACTTCAATTAAAACTTCGTATAATTAGTTCGATGGGGGCAGGCGGTAAAATGGATCCGTCGAAAATCGAAATCACCGACATAAAAAAATCATACAATTGCAAACTAGCAAAAATGATGCGAAAACGTCTTGGTCGTCTTGGAGTAAAAAAAGGAGTGAAAGTGGTCTTCTCTTCCGAGGATATCGATGAAAAGGCCGTACGTATTGAGGAAGGCCGCAATAAAAAATCAACGGTTGGTACTATTTCTTATATGCCACCGCTGTTTGGAGGCTTTATTGCCAGTGCTGTAATTCGTGATCTGATTGCTGAATAAACGTATGTTTAAGAAATATGTTAATTTTAGTTTGTTAGTTCGAATAAAGAATTACCTTTGAGCTGTTAATTTTTAGAAAAGTCTGGCAATTAGCATTTTGGTCTTTTTTTATTGATATTAATAAACCGGACAGTTTATCTCTCTTGTGTTTTTCCCGACGTTATTTCAATCGTTATTAAAGTTTATTTTATACTGTATTCAAGTAACACCAGGACGTGATGCATTTTGATTGGTTCTTCTGGTGATCAGTAAGATGGATATATTAACTTTAAATTATAGTATAAAATGAACATTTACATTGGAAATTTGCCCTTCAACATGGGCGAAGAAGATTTGAGAGAAATTTTTGAAGAGTATGGCGAAGTTGCTTCAGCTAAAATTATCATGGATAAATTTACTGGAAGAAGCAAAGGTTTCGGTTTTATTGAAATGGAAGACGATTCGGAAGCTAACAAAGCTATCGAAGAATTGAACAACGCTGAGGTTGCAGGTCGTAACATCAAAGTTAATGAATCAAAACCTCGCGAAAATAACAACCGTGGCGGCGGTGGTGGTTACAACCGTGGTGGCGGTGGTGGTTACGGACGTCGTGACCGTTACTAGGATCAGAAAAGAATTTTTTGATAATATAGAAAAGGGGTTCATTAATTTGAATCCCTTTTTATTTTTGTCAGATGGGAATATAAAGTTTTTCTATTTTTGAAAATCAATTCAACCCGATTTAAATTATGAGTAATATCGTTTATCTGAACGGAGAATATCTGGCAGCGGAAGAGGCAAGGATCTCGCCAAACGACCGGGGATTTCTTTTTGCCGATGGTGTTTACGAAGTAGCCAAGTATTATAATGGTAAGGCTTTTCGTTTTCAGTATCATTTAGATCGCCTGAACCGCAGTTTAATGGAAATTGGAATCGATTGCAATACTGAAAAGCTTGAGGCTGTTTTTATGGAGCTGATCAGAGAAAATGATATGCTTGATAAACATGCCGGAATTTACTTGCAAATTACGCGGGGCACAGCCAAACGTTCGCATAATTTCCCTGATGCTGTTAAGCCAACGGTTTATGCCTATGCTTTTGATTTGCCTTCAGCTACCGAAAAGCTCGAAAATGGAATTAACGTAATAACCCACGATGATATTCGCTGGCAACGTTGCGATATTAAATCGGTTTCGCTGCTGCCCAATACAATGCTTTATAACGAAGCGCACAAAAGCGGGGCAGGAGAGTGTATTCTTATTCGTGACGGAAAGGTTACCGAAGCTACACATTCAAGTGTACTTTGTGTGAAAAATGGTGTTGTCGTTACGCGTCCATTATCCAATCTTATTTTGCCGGGTATTACCCGAAAAGTGATAATGGAACTGTGCGCGTCCAATAATATTCCTGTTGAAGAGCGACTGTACTCCAAAGAAGAACTTTATGAAATGGACGAGGTTTTTATCGCAGGTACAGGCAGCGAAATTTGCCCTGTTGTTCAAATCGAAGACAAGTTGGTTGGCAACGGAAAACCGGGCGAAATAACACGTTTGTTACAAAAGCTGTTTTTTGAGTTGACTTAGATTTCCAGTCTTAATTGATTTAGATGAAATGCAATTTGTTGCTGGTCGCTTTCGGTGATAAGAACATCCATTGCTTTAATATTTTCCAATACCTGCTTTTCATTCCGGGCACCGGCCAATACGCAGGTTATTCCGGGTTGTTGCAAAGTCCATTTTAAAACTAATTGTGCTAGAGTTACTTGTTGCGATTCTGCAATCGGTTTTATTTTATCTAGAAATGTGTTAATTCGCGACAAGTTCGGCTCCTTAAAAAACGGAGTAGTTGGCCGATGATCGCCTTCGGCGAATTTATAATCGGCAGTAATTTTCCCGGTTAAAACACCTCTTTGTAATGGGCTATAGGCAATAATGGCTTTATCATTTGAGATGCAATACGGAACCACTTTATCCTCAATATCGCGGTTAACCATACTGTACGGAACCTGATTCGATGAAAGGTTGAAATAGTTTTCGGCTTTCTCCATTTCGCTCATCGAATAATTGCTAACACCACCGGCACGAATTTTTCCCTGATCTTTCAGAATTTCCAAAGCTTCCATTGTTTCTTCAACCGGAGTGGAACTATCGGGCCAGTGCTGTTGGTAAAGATCGATATAGTCGGTACCAAGTCGTCGCAGACTGGCTTCGCACTCTTTTATCACGCTTTCTTTACTACCCAAACGATACAGGCTTATCTCGTTTCCCTCGTTGTCAAAAGTCTTTTCGTAGTGTACATGACTTGATTTCCGGTCCCACACCAAACCAAACTTTGTTAACAGTTCTACTTTGCTGCGTTTCCCTTTTATGGCTTTCCCTACAAATTCTTCGCTTTGACCAAAACCGTAAACCGGAGCGGTATCTATGGTTGTCATGCCGTTAGTAATAGCTACTTCAATGGCTTTAACCGACTCATTTTCCTCGGCTCCGCCCCAAAACCATCCGCCGATGGCCCAGGCGCCAAAAGTAATTGGTGTAATTTTTACGTCTGATTCAGGTAATTGTACTTTATCCATGATCTGAAACTTATAGGGTGAAAATGTTCCGGGAAATTAGGGATAAAAATTAACTTATCGAAGACCAGTCGAAAGTAGTATCCTTTGATGATAACAGATTTTTAAGAAGCAGTTGATTTTGCTCTTTTTGCAGAAAGGGATCGTCGTCGAGAATATCGTTGGCAGTGTTTCGGGCCTTTTGAAGAATTTCTCCGTCTTTCCCCAGATTGGCAATTTTTAGGTCGAAACCTATTCCGCTTTGCTGAGTGCCTTCCAAATCGCCAGGGCCGCGAAGTTTCATATCAACTTCGGCGATTTCAAAACCGTCGTTGGTACGTACCATTGTTTCCAGGCGTTTGCGGCTTTCGGTACTTATTTTATACGACGACATTAAAATACAATACGATTGTTCGGCGCCTCGTCCCACACGGCCGCGCAACTGGTGCAACTGCGACAAACCAAAACGTTCGGCACTTTCAATTACCATAACCGCAGCATTTGGAACATCAACACCCACTTCGATTACGGTTGTGGCAACCATAATTTGCGTTTCACCACGTTTAAAAGCCTGCATGGCATTTTCTTTAATATTGGGTTTCATTTTTCCATGAACCATGCTAATTTTATAGTCGGGAAAAGTCTCTGAAATATGCCGGTAACCATCTTCCAGGTTTTTCAAGTCCATTTTTTCCGATTCGGAAATCAGAGGATAGACAATATAAACCTGTGTGCCTTTGGCGATTTGCTGCTGTAGAAAACGGTTCAGCTGTGCCCTTCTGTTTTCGAAAAAGTGCATGGTTTGAATTGGCTTCCGGCCGGGAGGCAACTCGTCAATTATTGATACTTCCAGGTCGCCATAAACAGTCATCGCCAAAGTACGAGGAATGGGGGTGGCGGTCATTACCAAAATGTGAGGCGGAATCAGATCATTCTTTTTCCACAGTTTTGCCCGTTGTGCCACCCCAAAACGATGCTGCTCGTCGACAATAACTAATCCAAGTCGGTTAAAACTAACCGTATCTTCAATTAAAGCATGAGTACCAATAATAATCTGCATTTCGCCTGATTGCAATGCGGCATGTAACTCGCGGCGCTGTTTGGCTTTTGTCGACCCGGTTAACAGTCCTACATTTATGCCCATCCCGTCAACCATTTTCGATATTGATTGATGGTGTTGTTGAGCCAGAATTTCGGTGGGTGCCATTAAGCAGCTCTGGAACTCGTTGTCCATGGCCAGTAACATTGTCATTAAAGCTACCAGGGTTTTTCCACTTCCCACATCTCCTTGCAGCAAACGGTTCATTTGTGATGTCCCGTTTACATCGCGCCTGATTTCTTTAATTACCTTTTTTTGTGCGTTGGTCAGTTCAAATGGCAGGTATTTTTCGTAAAACGTATTAAAATTGTAACCAACCTTTTCAAAGTGAAATCCCTTGAATTTTTGATTACGATTGTGTTTTAGTGCCAGTATTTTCAACTGAATAAAAAATAACTCTTCAAACTTTAATCTGAAGGTGGCGTTTTTTAGTTCAATTGGTTTTTCCGGTTTATGAATGGCCGAAAGAGCCTGCTCAAGCGGCATTAATTTTAGCTCGCCGGTAAGGTATTCAGGCAATGTTTCTTTAATTTTTCCTTTTGCCAGTCCGAGCAGAGTCAACTGAAATTTGTTAATGGTTTTCGAGGTGAGAAATTGTTTTTTCATTTTCTCGGAGGTGTGGTAATGTCCCTGAAAAAGCCCGATTGGTTTGAGCTGCATTTCTTGTTCGGTTTCCATTTCGGGGTGCACCAGGCTTATGCGACCACTAAACAAAGCCGGCTTGCCAAAAACAATATAGGTTTTGTTAATGCGGAGTTGCTCTTTTTGCCATTTTATTCCACGGAACCACACCAGTTCCATGGTGCCGGTATTATCTGAAAAACGGGCGACAAGCCGCTGTTTCCCCCCAGTGCCAACGGTTTCCATCGAGCGAAGAACGCCTTTCACCTGAATGTATGCCATCTCGGTATTAATGTCGGAGATGTTATAAAATTTGGTGCGGTCAATATATTTGTACGGATAATAATAAATCAAATCTCTGAAGGTTTTTATTTTCAGTTCTTTGAATAAAATCTCCGCACGTTTTGGCCCTACGCCGGGTAAGAATTTTATTTCCTGATCGAGAAATTCTGGCATGCAGCAAATATACATATTCACATAAATTGCAGCAACAGGGAATAACGTCGAAATATTCAAAAATAATTAACTGTTGGGTATAGTTTTTGCTGTCAAGCGAAAAGTTACTTATGATAATAAATCTTAAAAAATGCTATTTCGGTCCGGTAAACGCGCGGAAAATCATATTTTTAACATCGATTCGTTCATTTTGTGTAATGCGATAAGAAAAGTACTACAAATACATAAAACAAAGCTATGCCAGAAAAAATTATTCATGTTAAGAACATTGTAAAAACATATAAGGTTGGAACGCAGGAAGTTCGCGCCCTTCGTTCTGTTTCTATAGATATCCACAAAGGCGAATATGTAGCCATTATGGGGGCTTCAGGTTCGGGGAAATCAACTTTAATGAACATTATTGGCTGTTTAGATACCCCAACCAGCGGTACTTATGTTTTGAACGGAAAAGATGTAAGCAGCCTGTCGGACGATAGTTTAGCAGAAATAAGAAACTCAGATATCGGTTTTGTATTCCAGGTATTTAACCTTTTACCACGTAACTCAGCTCTCGAAAATGTGATGCTGCCACTGGTTTATGCCGGAAAACGAAAAGCCGAACGCAAAAAAATGGCGGAAGAAACTTTGGTGGACGTAGGTTTGCAAGATCGCATGGAACATAAACCCAATGAATTGTCGGGTGGACAACGCCAGCGTGTGGCAATTGCCCGTGCATTGGTAAATAAGCCGGCTTTGCTGCTGGCCGATGAGCCAACCGGTAACCTCGATTCAAAAATATCGGAAGAAATTATGAAGCTTTTTGCTGAAATTCACCGAAAAGGAAACACGTTGGTTATGGTAACTCATGAAGAAGATATTGCCGAACACGCACATCGTATTATTCGATTAAAAGACGGAGAAGTGGAATCGGATATTATTAATGAGAATCCGATTTATTAACTTTGTAAGGTCGTTTACTATATTATATCCCGAATGGTAAACATCTCGGGATTTTTTATGTTCTTCACTTACAAAAGAATTAACATGTCAGGAGATTTTAAAATATATACAAAAACCGGCGACGATGGTACAACCGGACTTGTTGGTGGCAGCCGTGTAAAAAAATACGATCTGCGTTTGGAGAGTTACGGAACGGTTGATGAGTTAAATGCGAGTATTGGTGTTGTCAGATCGTTTGAGATTGATCCGGAGGTAAAAGATTTACTGCTAAAAATCCAGAATAAACTTTTCAACATCGGTTCGCGATTGGCTTCGGATGAAAAAGGGCAGGAGTTTACCGCGCAACTTATTGTTAAAAAAGAAGATGTTGAAATTCTGGAGAAGGCAATTGATACTTATCATGAAACGCTACCTGAATTGAATAATTTTATTCTTCCTGGAGGAGAACTGTCAGCAGCACAGTGTCATATGGCACGAACAATATGTAGGAGAGCAGAGCGCCGAATCGTTGAATTCTCAGAGCAAACACCAGTACAGCCCGAATTAATAAAGTTCATTAACCGGCTTTCGGATTATTTGTTTGTATTAGCCCGAAAACTCGCTCATGATAAAGGGATTGACGAAACTACCTGGAAGTATTGATATTTTTTTTTCAGGAAAGTTTTTTGGTATTTAATTTTTACTATATTCGCGCCAAAGTAAAAATCGAGTTTAACCACATAAAACTATAGACACATGTATTGGACTCTGGAATTAGCATCGAAGTTAGAAGATGCACCTTGGCCGGCAACAAAAGACGAATTAATCGACTATGCAATACGTTCGGGTGCTCCACTTGAAGTAATCGAAAACTTGCAGGAGATTGAGGATGAAGGTGAGATGTACGAAAGTATTGAGGATATTTGGCCGGATTATCCAAGTAAGGATGATTTCTTTTTTAACGAAGATGAATACTAGCAAGTAAATGATAGTATATGAAGGCATCCGTCTGAAGGCGGATGCTTTTTTTTATTTCTTTTTTCAGGCTTAATGTTTTCCAACCTTTCTTTATTACGTTTTATAATCTTGAGGTTTAAATGTGTTTTACCAATTCTTTTATTGGTATTAAATCAAGTTCCGAGTAATCAGACAATTGGTTCTCTGCAATAAACTCTTTATTTAATAAATACAGTTTACTGTTGAATTTGTCTTGCGGAAATGTGTTCTCTTCTGAAAATTCTTCCAGATCAAACTCTGTAAAGTTCAGTTCACAAGCTGATAATTCCCACCCATTATCTTCATTCATATATAATAACGGTAGTCCGTGTGTTCTGCAAATTATGGGGCGGTCGGCATAGATTTCACATTTGTGGTTATTCAGGAAAATACAACTTGATTCATCCTTATCGCTATTAAGAATGGGGTTATTCCTGCGTTCTTTTAGCGCGTTAACAAGGTTGTAAAATTCTACCGGAAAGATGCTGTAATCCATACAACACAGGTCGCAGCCTGCTTTGCATTTCATATGCTTTTTGTGTAGCTTTTCCAGTTTGTCCGATAATTTGTCAATGTTGTTTCGTAATTTTTTGTATGCTGTAAAATCCATGTTTTCTTACTGTTTATACAATTACAAAGGTAAACAATCAAACGAAAAGGGTGAAAAATGAGATTTATCTATTATCAGTAGAGAAGTATCTTTTTTTAGAAAGCAAACTTTTCAATTAGTCGTATATTTGTAGTCCTATTGCAGAATAGAACAGAATAGTAACTTGTAGATGAAACAAGCATGTGATAAAATTTTAACGTACTGGTAGGAAAAAATTGCATGTGAGTTACGTCTGTAACCAACTAAAAGAACAATTATAAACAGATGAAAAAATCAATTTTAAAGCTAATTCTTATTTTTAGTGCATTTACGGTATTTGCACAAAATGAAAATCTCGATTTTTTAGATCCAGCACTTCCCATGGAGGAGCGTGTTGATATGCTGGTGTCGCAAATGACATTACAGGAAAAAGTGGATCAACTGGAGTACACTTCAAAAGCAGTTGACCGTTTGCAAGTTCCGGAATACAACTGGTGGAACGAATGTTTACATGGAGTTGCCAGAGCTGGTTACGCAACGGTTTTTCCACAGTCGATAAGTATTGCGGCTTCGTGGGATGCCGATTTGGTAAGCCGTGTTGCTGTGGCTATTTCAGATGAAGCGCGTGCAAAACATCATGAGTTTGTTCGTCGCGACAAAAGAGGTATTTATCAGGGACTTACGTTTTGGTCGCCAAACATTAACATTTTTCGCGATCCGCGTTGGGGAAGGGGGCACGAAACTTATGGAGAAGATCCTTATCTCACTGGAATTTTGGGAACTCAATTTGTTAAAGGGCTTCAGGGCGATGACCCAAAATACCTGAAAGTTGTGGCTACGGCAAAACATTATGCAGTACACTCAGGCCCCGAGCCATTGCGTCACGAATTTAATGCGCTGGTAAGTGAACGCGATTTGCGGGAAACTTATTTGCCGGCATTCCGCATGTTAGTAAAAGACGGAGGTGCTTATTCGGTAATGGGGGCGTATAATCAATTCCGGGGAGTTCCGTGTTGTGCCAGCGATGAGCTAATAGGTATTTTGCGTAACGACTGGGGATTTGATGGCTACATTGTTTCTGACTGTTGGGCTATTTCCGATTTTTATACTTTTCAGGATTTCTCTGAAGATGCTGCAGAAGCAGCGGCTGCGGCTGTTAAAGCCGGTACCGATTTAAATTGTGGAACTTCATATCATCATCTTACCGAAGCTGTTGAACGCGGTTTGATTACAGAAGACGAGATTGATGTTGCTGTAAAGCGCCTGTTTACTGCCCGTTTTAAGTTGGGAATGTTTGATCCGGATGAAGAAGTCCCTTATGCGCAAATTCCATTTTCGGTAAACACATCGAAAGAAAATGATGAACTGGCACTGGAAGCTGCACGTAAAAGTATTGTGTTGTTGAAAAACCAGGGTAAAACATTGCCGCTTTCAAAAGACATAAAAACGCTTGCAGTTATTGGCCCTAATGCTGATAATTGGGAGTCGCTGGTTGGAAACTACAATGGTATTGCCAAAAATCCGGTAACGGTGTTGAAAGGATTGCAAAATAAATTGCCGAACACCAAAATACTTTATGCAGAGGGAAGTCATTTGGCAAAAGGAGTTAGTAACCTCCATGCTATTCCTTCTGTGTTTTTACAAACTGAAGATGGACAGGAAGGAGTTAAAGGAGAATACTTTAATAATGCTAAGTTAGAAGGAGAACCGGTCTTTTCCAGAATAGATGAAAATATTGATTTTTACTGGGAAGCTGATGCGCCAACACCAGAAATGAATGATGATGACTTTAGTGTACGCTGGACAGGTTACATTGTACCACCGGTGAGTGGTGAGTACCGGATTGGATGTTGGGGAATGCCACAACTTGATATTTGGGTTGAGGGAGAAAAGTTGCTAAGTCATAAATCCGAGCATCATGCCTTTCATCACGAAAAGGCTGTAAAAATGGAGGCAGGTAAAAAGTATAAATTGGTATACGAATACGCCAATGATCATGGCGATGGCGATGCAAAATTGTTGTGGGCCATACCAAACCAAAATCTGAAAGAGGAAGCCGTAGAATTAGCTCAAAAATCCGATGCTGTTATTTTAGTGCTGGGCCTTTCGCAACGTCTAGAAGGCGAAGAAATGGAATTGGAAGTCGATGGTTTTGAAGGCGGCGATCGCACACATTTAAAACTTCCTGCAACACAACGCGAACTGATGAAAGCCATTCAAGCAACCGGTAAGCCGGTTATCCTTGTTTTACTAAACGGAAGTGCACTGGCTGTTAACTGGGCCGACGAAAATCTGGAGGCAATTATTACTGCAGGTTATCCGGGGCAGGAGGGCGGTAACGCTGTTGCCGATGTGTTAACAGGCGATTATAACCCGGCCGGACGTTTGCCGGTTACCTATTACAAATCGGTTGATCAGCTGCCACCATTCGAAGAATACGATATGAAGAACCGTACTTATAAGTACTTTAATGGCGAGCCATTATATCCTTTTGGCTACGGATTGAGTTATACTTCTTTTACTTATTCAGACGTAAATCTGGCTAAAAAGGCTAAAGTTGGTGATACCATTGAAATTAG
Proteins encoded in this region:
- a CDS encoding glycoside hydrolase family 3 C-terminal domain-containing protein, with product MKKSILKLILIFSAFTVFAQNENLDFLDPALPMEERVDMLVSQMTLQEKVDQLEYTSKAVDRLQVPEYNWWNECLHGVARAGYATVFPQSISIAASWDADLVSRVAVAISDEARAKHHEFVRRDKRGIYQGLTFWSPNINIFRDPRWGRGHETYGEDPYLTGILGTQFVKGLQGDDPKYLKVVATAKHYAVHSGPEPLRHEFNALVSERDLRETYLPAFRMLVKDGGAYSVMGAYNQFRGVPCCASDELIGILRNDWGFDGYIVSDCWAISDFYTFQDFSEDAAEAAAAAVKAGTDLNCGTSYHHLTEAVERGLITEDEIDVAVKRLFTARFKLGMFDPDEEVPYAQIPFSVNTSKENDELALEAARKSIVLLKNQGKTLPLSKDIKTLAVIGPNADNWESLVGNYNGIAKNPVTVLKGLQNKLPNTKILYAEGSHLAKGVSNLHAIPSVFLQTEDGQEGVKGEYFNNAKLEGEPVFSRIDENIDFYWEADAPTPEMNDDDFSVRWTGYIVPPVSGEYRIGCWGMPQLDIWVEGEKLLSHKSEHHAFHHEKAVKMEAGKKYKLVYEYANDHGDGDAKLLWAIPNQNLKEEAVELAQKSDAVILVLGLSQRLEGEEMELEVDGFEGGDRTHLKLPATQRELMKAIQATGKPVILVLLNGSALAVNWADENLEAIITAGYPGQEGGNAVADVLTGDYNPAGRLPVTYYKSVDQLPPFEEYDMKNRTYKYFNGEPLYPFGYGLSYTSFTYSDVNLAKKAKVGDTIEISAKVTNSGDVSGEEVVQLYLTDVVASTPRPKYQLEGFQRIALKPGETKTVNFVLEPRQFSIIGADDKRVIEPGEFSLFVGGSQPEGKGENGISKTIELKGKNTFIE
- a CDS encoding YkgJ family cysteine cluster protein; this translates as MDFTAYKKLRNNIDKLSDKLEKLHKKHMKCKAGCDLCCMDYSIFPVEFYNLVNALKERRNNPILNSDKDESSCIFLNNHKCEIYADRPIICRTHGLPLLYMNEDNGWELSACELNFTEFDLEEFSEENTFPQDKFNSKLYLLNKEFIAENQLSDYSELDLIPIKELVKHI
- the recG gene encoding ATP-dependent DNA helicase RecG, with product MPEFLDQEIKFLPGVGPKRAEILFKELKIKTFRDLIYYYPYKYIDRTKFYNISDINTEMAYIQVKGVLRSMETVGTGGKQRLVARFSDNTGTMELVWFRGIKWQKEQLRINKTYIVFGKPALFSGRISLVHPEMETEQEMQLKPIGLFQGHYHTSEKMKKQFLTSKTINKFQLTLLGLAKGKIKETLPEYLTGELKLMPLEQALSAIHKPEKPIELKNATFRLKFEELFFIQLKILALKHNRNQKFKGFHFEKVGYNFNTFYEKYLPFELTNAQKKVIKEIRRDVNGTSQMNRLLQGDVGSGKTLVALMTMLLAMDNEFQSCLMAPTEILAQQHHQSISKMVDGMGINVGLLTGSTKAKQRRELHAALQSGEMQIIIGTHALIEDTVSFNRLGLVIVDEQHRFGVAQRAKLWKKNDLIPPHILVMTATPIPRTLAMTVYGDLEVSIIDELPPGRKPIQTMHFFENRRAQLNRFLQQQIAKGTQVYIVYPLISESEKMDLKNLEDGYRHISETFPDYKISMVHGKMKPNIKENAMQAFKRGETQIMVATTVIEVGVDVPNAAVMVIESAERFGLSQLHQLRGRVGRGAEQSYCILMSSYKISTESRKRLETMVRTNDGFEIAEVDMKLRGPGDLEGTQQSGIGFDLKIANLGKDGEILQKARNTANDILDDDPFLQKEQNQLLLKNLLSSKDTTFDWSSIS
- a CDS encoding TatD family hydrolase, with translation MSSIPYIDIHTHPFHNEIETITVQNIFPGDGFAAFNGRNFYSVGLHPWHLGSKQENNEALQMVEEALEFDHVIFVGEAGLDKISGGDFIEQLRVFEAQAVIAEEYQYPLIIHCVKALNEVIALRKKLNPVMPWIMHGYNGSVEITKQLVDNGFLFSFGKNLFRENSKAVKSFKYLSLNKIFLETDELDLNVDTIYEHAAALKEMPVEVLKEAVWKNFNEIEKSLMPGRI
- the dat gene encoding D-amino-acid transaminase; translation: MSNIVYLNGEYLAAEEARISPNDRGFLFADGVYEVAKYYNGKAFRFQYHLDRLNRSLMEIGIDCNTEKLEAVFMELIRENDMLDKHAGIYLQITRGTAKRSHNFPDAVKPTVYAYAFDLPSATEKLENGINVITHDDIRWQRCDIKSVSLLPNTMLYNEAHKSGAGECILIRDGKVTEATHSSVLCVKNGVVVTRPLSNLILPGITRKVIMELCASNNIPVEERLYSKEELYEMDEVFIAGTGSEICPVVQIEDKLVGNGKPGEITRLLQKLFFELT
- a CDS encoding aldo/keto reductase, which encodes MDKVQLPESDVKITPITFGAWAIGGWFWGGAEENESVKAIEVAITNGMTTIDTAPVYGFGQSEEFVGKAIKGKRSKVELLTKFGLVWDRKSSHVHYEKTFDNEGNEISLYRLGSKESVIKECEASLRRLGTDYIDLYQQHWPDSSTPVEETMEALEILKDQGKIRAGGVSNYSMSEMEKAENYFNLSSNQVPYSMVNRDIEDKVVPYCISNDKAIIAYSPLQRGVLTGKITADYKFAEGDHRPTTPFFKEPNLSRINTFLDKIKPIAESQQVTLAQLVLKWTLQQPGITCVLAGARNEKQVLENIKAMDVLITESDQQQIAFHLNQLRLEI
- a CDS encoding cob(I)yrinic acid a,c-diamide adenosyltransferase; the encoded protein is MSGDFKIYTKTGDDGTTGLVGGSRVKKYDLRLESYGTVDELNASIGVVRSFEIDPEVKDLLLKIQNKLFNIGSRLASDEKGQEFTAQLIVKKEDVEILEKAIDTYHETLPELNNFILPGGELSAAQCHMARTICRRAERRIVEFSEQTPVQPELIKFINRLSDYLFVLARKLAHDKGIDETTWKY
- a CDS encoding tRNA threonylcarbamoyladenosine dehydratase codes for the protein MHWLERTELLLGEEKLAKLKTANVLVVGLGGVGAYTAEQLCRAGIGKMTIVDGDVVEDSNRNRQLPALISTKGQPKAEILAKRFMDINPDLELTIVNDYVQDQQVIELLKSAPFDYVVDAIDTLSPKVFLVYHALQLKLRIISSMGAGGKMDPSKIEITDIKKSYNCKLAKMMRKRLGRLGVKKGVKVVFSSEDIDEKAVRIEEGRNKKSTVGTISYMPPLFGGFIASAVIRDLIAE
- a CDS encoding DUF2795 domain-containing protein, with amino-acid sequence MYWTLELASKLEDAPWPATKDELIDYAIRSGAPLEVIENLQEIEDEGEMYESIEDIWPDYPSKDDFFFNEDEY
- a CDS encoding RNA-binding protein, with translation MNIYIGNLPFNMGEEDLREIFEEYGEVASAKIIMDKFTGRSKGFGFIEMEDDSEANKAIEELNNAEVAGRNIKVNESKPRENNNRGGGGGYNRGGGGGYGRRDRY
- a CDS encoding ABC transporter ATP-binding protein, whose translation is MPEKIIHVKNIVKTYKVGTQEVRALRSVSIDIHKGEYVAIMGASGSGKSTLMNIIGCLDTPTSGTYVLNGKDVSSLSDDSLAEIRNSDIGFVFQVFNLLPRNSALENVMLPLVYAGKRKAERKKMAEETLVDVGLQDRMEHKPNELSGGQRQRVAIARALVNKPALLLADEPTGNLDSKISEEIMKLFAEIHRKGNTLVMVTHEEDIAEHAHRIIRLKDGEVESDIINENPIY